In the genome of Podospora pseudocomata strain CBS 415.72m chromosome 2 map unlocalized CBS415.72m_2.2, whole genome shotgun sequence, one region contains:
- a CDS encoding uncharacterized protein (EggNog:ENOG503NZBZ; COG:S), translating into MSLSPPPGDRLDQLLDDLETASKIPAKRRQTSIKPTVEKTTSLLYDRGALPDDLIRLVDLLTQHNHLDQASLSAITRNLYPLGKVSDEVLLRIVGALGHGHLKPSFPLQSLFLKWLVMVYHLLQNPTILSQTYAVLFNLLDSAAIRPQLCHLLALITRRKHVRPFRIQTILALSRQTGGDPNLTGLLRVFKNYYPEIIVGDITKGRAAAFKHPDVQWRERLNEIQQQHFDRHEDDGTRNGFAVSHALGRRLKGARALVPNVHTLHAHETSVTLEEFDSAEGFVNSLEKIEMPSQLVAVLADPLLQKFLLLRPSQEASQRISNWLMACVGDVTSGDTDPSFLLDMVEVIRDYVLSIKELSPVLMEFFQSFLQTWNGLDKRDIVLETLSYLPLLDFTELSPLFTLLQSKLLNNTPQSQLALLTFYTLLLNNWTTRLLSRPTSSLPSQPVTSIPSLLTHVNPLCLTLSQSSPSISTSLAILDFYTATGRIYSSPILLLHIPIAIPPPLLVYNLAFSPSLTVLSRLCSILTVYKIAWETVITKKTSPQQQQRKPSQEEWSQINIFNGFLMDICNNLWRGRAFALAPTSDSGSPDANARGCRIPKSLVPVLDSYLRDLDDDLKLETVFGLSYNPVLCLQSIKFVRGLEEKEMKKGGLLVRHAGPVTQQSLVRLAGRGGVRLSWQEYRAGVLGWLEGEEVGQGGLPGLMYNTMKNLMGTRRGTEGGGGSSFSSLA; encoded by the exons ATGAGTTTGTCCCCTCCACCAGGCGACCGGCTTGACCAGCTTTTGGACGACTTGGAAACAG CATCCAAAATCCCGGCCAAACGACGCCAAACAAGCATCAAACCCACAGTCGAAAAGACCACATCACTTCTCTATGACCGAGGCGCTCTTCCAGATGACCTCATCCGTCTGGTCGACTTGTTAACCCAACACAATCACCTTGACCAGGCCAGCCTGTCGGCAATCACCCGCAACCTCTATCCTTTGGGAAAAGTCAGCGATGAAGTCCTTTTACGAATCGTCGGTGCCTTGGGCCACGGCCACCTCAAGCCATCGTTTCCCCTTCAGAGCCTGTTCCTGAaatggctggtgatggtgtacCACCTGTTGCAGAACCCAACCATCTTGTCACAGACATACGCCGTCTTGTTCAACCTTCTCGATTCGGCTGCCATCAG ACCGCAGCTGTGTCACCTTTTGGCGCTTATCACCAGGCGGAAGCATGTGCGACCATTTAGGATTCAGACCAT ACTGGCTCTTTCGCGACAGACTGGCGGTGACCCCAACTTGACTGGTCTGCTCAGGGTGTTCAAGAACTACTACCCAGAGATTATCGTGGGCGACATCACCAAGGGACGTGCGGCTGCTTTTAAACACCCAGATGTCCAATGGAGGGAGCGGCTCAACGAGATTCAGCAACAGCATTTCGACCGGCATGAAGACGACGGGACCAGAAACGGCTTTGCTGTCAGTCATGCTTTGGGACGCCGGTTGAAGGGGGCGAGAGCTCTTGTTCCCAACGTTCATACGCTACATGCCCACGAAACCTCGGTGACACTCGAGGAGTTTGACAGCGCCGAGGGGTTTGTCAACAGTCTCGAAAAGATCGAAATGCCCTCGCAGCTGGTTGCCGTCCTTGCAGACCCCTTGCTGCAGAAGTTTTTGTTGCTGCGGCCCAGCCAGGAGGCTTCGCAGCGCATAAGCAATTGGTTGATGGCGTGTGTGGGTGATGTGACGAGCGGTGATACAGACCCGTCATTCCTACTCGATATGGTAGAGGTGATTCGTGATTATGTCTTGAGTATCAAG GAATTATCTCCCGTTTTGATGGAATTCTTCCAAAGCTTCCTGCAGACATGGAACGGGTTAGACAAACGAGACATAGTCCTCGAGACGTTGAGCTACCTCCCCCTGCTTGACTTTACCG AATtatcccccctcttcaccctcctccaatctaagctcctcaacaacaccccccaatcccagCTCGCCCTCCTAACCTTTtacaccctcctcctaaACAACTGGACGacccgcctcctctcccgacccacctcctccctcccatcacaaccagtcacctccatcccctccctcctcacccacgTCAACCCCCTCTGCCTAACTCTATCCcaatcctccccttccatctccacctccctcgccatcctaGACTTCTACACCGCCACAGGCAGAATctactcctcccccatcctcctcctccacatccccatcgccatccccCCACCCTTGCTAGTCTACAACCTagccttctccccctccctaacCGTCCTATCCCGCCTCTGCTCCATCCTAACAGTCTATAAAATAGCCTGGGAGACCGTCATAACCAAAAAGACCtcccctcagcaacagcaacgaaAACCATCACAGGAAGAATGGTCCCAGatcaacatcttcaacggcTTCCTGATGGACATCTGCAACAACCTCTGGAGGGGACGTGCATTCGCCCTCGCACCAACATCCGACTCTGGCTCCCCCGACGCCAACGCCAGGGGTTGCCGCATACCGAAATCGCTTGTCCCTGTTTTGGACTCGTATCTCAGAGATCTAGACGATGATTTAAAGCTCGAGACTGTTTTTGGTCTGAGCTACAACCCGGTGCTTTGTCTGCAGAGTATCAAGTTTGTGagaggactggaagaaaaggaaatgaaaaagggggggctgTTGGTAAGGCATGCTGGGCCGGTGACGCAGCAGAGTT
- a CDS encoding uncharacterized protein (COG:G; EggNog:ENOG503P7AH): MSPPEPSTTDLDPTSPVPMDLSKHRVTTVMQDSHSYLPLSKPLKDGDLLLLLTPGIIPDLGSSKMNSETPLTSDPFESLGKALAKHHPWVRHVPYLPRYGITGTHVVHIRLATAIIFVLSGPPVHGQPSQVALAEITRSICENRPHVIVACCDARELGPIEKSFPAIVQVPSLDPSDLEAAADVIFGETKKRPPSTGPNLQNLVLAPKAWSVEVWNGPRDMDASYELWCRCFPDNFHLSRFLFQALLRRDGWAMHYVVREPGTSQLLGFCATYTTYAGAEEERLVGSVAALLVRPAYRKRGIGLSLHNHALRQLTKTRGVCRLQLGSTFPRLLYGLPMDSPVEDWFGRRNWPVLTQLPGPGTGQEACDWLLKFADWPIPTVLPPGPVFRQCEFHEFDMVLALVGSESRRRDNVGWYDQYAKLANSMNIRDIVVGLDEAGTMVAAALTYVKNTGSPVAEDLPWTNMIGDDVGGVTCVCIADSGRRGAVMVRLLDSCIQLLAEQGMTQLFMDAVKDGDEGFPSMGFNKWARYRDVWRDI, translated from the exons ATGAGTCCTCCCGAACCCTCAACAACTGACCTTGACCCTACCTCTCCTGTTCCCATGGACCTCAGCAAGCACCGGGTGACTACGGTCATGCAAGATTCGCATTCCTATCTGCCACTATCAAAACCACTCAAGGATGGCGAcctcctgttgctgctcaCACCTGGAATCATACCGGATCTTGGCAGTTCGAAAATGAATTCAGAGACACCACTTACCAGTGACCCGTTCGAATCCCTAGGCAAGGCATTGGCGAAGCATCATCCCTGGGTTCGGCATGTGCCCTACCTACCACGCTACGGTATCACCGGCACACATGTTGTGCACATCAGGCTAGCCACGGCGATCATTTTCGTCCTCTCAGGTCCACCTGTCCATGGTCAGCCCTCGCAAGTGGCACTCGCCGAGATCACACGAAGTATCTGCGAGAACCGACCACATGTCATCGTGGCCTGCTGCGACGCCCGAGAGCTGGGGCCCATCGAAAAGTCGTTCCCGGCGATAGTGCAGGTACCCAGCCTCGACCCGTCCGATCTCGAAGCAGCGGCAGACGTCATATTCGGAGAGACCAAAAAGCGGCCACCATCAACCGGTCCTAACCTGCAAAATCTGGTCCTCGCCCCAAAGGCCTGGTCGGTCGAGGTATGGAACGGGCCCCGGGACATGGATGCGTCGTATGAGCTCTGGTGCCGGTGCTTCCCAGACAACTTCCACCTGAGCCGCTTCTTGTTCCAGGCGCTGCTGCGACGGGATGGGTGGGCGATGCATTACGTGGTTCGTGAGCCGGGGACCTCCCAGCTGCTCGGGTTTTGTGCGACGTATACAACTTATGCCGGGGCTGAGGAGGAACGCCTGGTCGGGTCCGTGGCTGCCTTGCTTGTGCGCCCGGCGTACCGGAAACGAGGCATCGGGTTGAGCTTGCACAACCATGCGCTGAGGCAGCTTACAAAGACACGTGGTGTGTGCCGGTTACAGCTTGGGAGCACGTTTCCTCGGCTGTTGTATGGGCTTCCGATGGATTCACCGGTGGAGGATTGGTTTGGGCGACGCAACTGGCCTGTTCTTACCCAGTTACCGGGCCCGGGGACTGGGCAGGAGGCGTGCGACTGGCTGCTGAAGTTTGCGGATTGGCCTATTCCAACCGTGTTGCCACCGGGGCCGGTGTTCCGCCAGTGCGAATTTCACGAGTTCGACATGGTGTTGGCGCTGGTAGGGTCGGAGTCTAGGAGGAGGGACAATGTGGGCTGGTACGACCAGTATGCCAAACTGGCGAACTCGATGAACATCCGCGACATTGTCGTCGGACTGGACGAAGCCGGCACGATGGTTGCCGCGGCTTTGACATATGTCAAGAACACGGGGAGTCCGGTGGCCGAGGATCTGCCTTGGACCAACATGAttggggatgatgttggcgggGTAACGTGCGTTTGCATTGCAG ATTCAGGTCGGCGGGGCGCTGTGATGGTCAGACTATTAGACAGCTGCATTCAGCTGCTTGCTGAGCAGGGGATGACACAGCTGTTTATGGACGCCGTCAAGGATGGCGATGAGGGGTTCCCATCTATGG GCTTCAACAAATGGGCAAGATACAGAGATGTGTGGCGGGATATCTAA